CTATGACAGAAATTTACAATcaaataaaagatttttttgtttttcagaaGTACCTAACAATGATAACTCACCAACATACCGTCCTCCACCTCGGACGAAAGAAGTTTTAGTTAAAGGACAGcctgtgaaattgaaatactgTTTCACTTGTAAAATATTCAGGCCACCTCGAGCCTCGCATTGTAGCTTATGTGACAACTGTGTGggtatgtataattatgtcGATTCATCGTGACAGAAGCATTGTTCAAAAGTTTGAccaaattaaataataaataatgcaTAAGGATAATGACTATGTTAGACAATCATTCAAGAAAGAACTTTATGTAGGCCTAgtttgattatattatattttttcacattgtaGAAAGGTTTGATCATCACTGCCCATGGGTCGGAAACTGTGTGGGGCGAAGAAATTACAGATATTTCTATGCCTTTATTGTATCGCTGGCGTTCCTATGTGTTTTTATATTTGCTTGTGCAATTACTCACCTCATAATGCGTAAGTAgctcatatttatttttcaaatctttaaCGTCATTTAGCCCATTGGCAGCGAAATTCTATTATGTAGGAATtgcgaacatttttttaaactctttTTGGGGCTAAAGTTGTAGTTTTCAATTTGGTTTTAAGAAACTGAAACATATTTATTAAGTTTGGCATTACTGattacttttcatttcaacgTATTAAAACCAAATAATCATCCTTACAGTCACAAGAGATAATATAGCGTTCCTAGATGCTGTAAAAGTATCTCCTGGTAGCGTGGTCGTTGGtgtcgtttgttttttctccgtTTGGAGTATTTTGGGACTTGCAGGGTTCCACACGTACCTGACAACTAGCAATCAAACTACAAATGAAGATGTAAGTCAAAGTTGAAGACCAATAATTatgttcaaaataaaattccccaATAAGAAATCCCTGATAATTACCCTAATcattttttctgtaatttGTTGCATTAATACAGTTCCATGTTTCAGATAAAAGGTTCATTCACCAGTAAAAGGGGGCAGGAAAGTTTTAACCCATACAGTCAGGGCAATGTGTGTGGAAACTGTTTTTACGTTTTGTGCGGACCAGCACCTCCAAGCCTTATTGGTATTTTCATTACTTACAATAAACTGAATATTTCATCACTTATCAATTACTCTTAATgtgaattcgaaaataagattTAGAAGAATTACACAGAAAGTATAATTTGGCAAAGCATGAAATGTACGCAAATATTCCAGATCGTAGGGGTATAGTGACTCCGGAATATAGAGCCGAGCAAGAAAGAGGCGGAGATGAAAATGTGATCGTTAATAACAAAACGTATGGTACTGTTAAAACTGTACAGCCCCAGGTAAATTGAGTTGTAATATTGCACTTATGCGTAATTGTAGAATATGTCTAAGTTATAGAGTTCAAGAAATATGGAGTTACTTCTATATAATCCTTACCTTTGATGCATTTGCCCTTTCACTGCCAAAAACAATACTTTTTCCTCCATGAAACTTCAATTCTTCAAGATATgattgttatatttttcatctgtGTTTTGTAGAACTGCATGGTGCTCTCAAAATAGTATTTaactgtatgaaaaaaatatctgatttagtatatttattataaacattttCATTGAAGTGCATAAATGAGaagttttattgttttataaACTGAacgttcgaaaaaatttcagttgaaTGGCATAGGCGTATTCACAAATCCAAGCAACGAGGTTTCAGGctcaataaataatttgagTACTGCTCAACACTCTCCGCCTCAAGGTCGACGGATAGAATCAATCAACGGTGAGTTAACACTTTTAAAATATCCTTCGCGTTACCCTGAAGATCTTCCTAGGTACCCTCGGCAATGTGTCAATGATACATATGCACAAAAATATCAGACTAGAAGATGTTCCCAAGACCATACTAAGTATGCCAAGTACAATGAAATAGATAGGTTTAATTTAGAATTTCAGAAATACCCATATAGGTGCGAAGagaatttgcaaaaataccCTCAAAGATGTAGTGACGAATACAATCGGTGTTCTGACATTAACTTGATACACAACCGATATACAGGTGATCATAAATATCCTGttgatttacaaaaatatccGCAAAGATATTCGGAGGATCCGCTGAGGTACAAATGTGAGGAACTTAAGAATTATCcagatttacaaaaatttcccCAGCGATATTCTGAGGATCCCTTGAGAATTTCTCATACGGGGCATAGCTTGAAATATAATCACTTGCGATGTTCAGATCATAATCTCAAGTATCCTTTATCAAAAAGTATATTGCCTGCCAAGATTTTGGGAGCTGGTGGAATTCCTATGATAGGCCAGACTGCAATTGGGCTTGTAGTTAACAGATTTGGTTCAGGGCCTTTAACCAGCGATATGTCTTTTACTGGAAATTCAATATGCGCTAGCGAAAGCACAGAAGAAGATCTATTAAATCAACGATTTATTATGAGCTCCATGAGTGATACAGATGATATTTAACACACGATGTAAATTATATCTTGAGTTTGAGATCTATTGtttttatagtttatagttaaTGGATGCTCCTAATGTCGAGAGGAACCTGTGGCCGATTAAATCGTAGTTTATTAATCAAGGCGTTAGAAAATCTAATTTGTAATGCTTAGACTGATTTTAGATCCTCACTTTTTTGTCAATGATGGTTCCAGAATTAggtatttttaaagaattttatagGCGTAtctaatattaaaaaatgatacatCGCTTCACttatttttgcaattataCAGACAaggttttcataatttttatacttaaaaaacaaaaggtctagttattttattattattatcgttatttaaGATTGGATTGCTAAATAGTGATGACAATACATATTATCAACTCGAAAGAAATAATCAATACAATCATTGTCACTACTGATATAAaagattttataataatattat
Above is a genomic segment from Neodiprion pinetum isolate iyNeoPine1 chromosome 1, iyNeoPine1.2, whole genome shotgun sequence containing:
- the app gene encoding palmitoyltransferase ZDHHC9 isoform X1, which encodes MPHVTRKWELFPGRNIFCCDGRVMMAPQTSVFYVTVCLIAGTSGLFFAFDCPFLATNITPAIPVIGGLLFIFVMSTLFRTSFSDPGVIPRATPDEAAYIEKQIEVPNNDNSPTYRPPPRTKEVLVKGQPVKLKYCFTCKIFRPPRASHCSLCDNCVERFDHHCPWVGNCVGRRNYRYFYAFIVSLAFLCVFIFACAITHLIMLTRDNIAFLDAVKVSPGSVVVGVVCFFSVWSILGLAGFHTYLTTSNQTTNEDIKGSFTSKRGQESFNPYSQGNVCGNCFYVLCGPAPPSLIDRRGIVTPEYRAEQERGGDENVIVNNKTYGTVKTVQPQLNGIGVFTNPSNEVSGSINNLSTAQHSPPQGRRIESINGSTTNSVSQLVSNEIPLASLSLMPLDIDEVAPLPSRQNTSSIDTSIIPPVAVTTPLSASRLRLLQDTTMIESALDLDSLEEASVGRGSQAGLIKLGAV
- the app gene encoding palmitoyltransferase app isoform X2; translated protein: MSTLFRTSFSDPGVIPRATPDEAAYIEKQIEVPNNDNSPTYRPPPRTKEVLVKGQPVKLKYCFTCKIFRPPRASHCSLCDNCVERFDHHCPWVGNCVGRRNYRYFYAFIVSLAFLCVFIFACAITHLIMLTRDNIAFLDAVKVSPGSVVVGVVCFFSVWSILGLAGFHTYLTTSNQTTNEDIKGSFTSKRGQESFNPYSQGNVCGNCFYVLCGPAPPSLIDRRGIVTPEYRAEQERGGDENVIVNNKTYGTVKTVQPQLNGIGVFTNPSNEVSGSINNLSTAQHSPPQGRRIESINGSTTNSVSQLVSNEIPLASLSLMPLDIDEVAPLPSRQNTSSIDTSIIPPVAVTTPLSASRLRLLQDTTMIESALDLDSLEEASVGRGSQAGLIKLGAV